From the genome of Strigops habroptila isolate Jane chromosome 17, bStrHab1.2.pri, whole genome shotgun sequence, one region includes:
- the IGSF9B gene encoding protein turtle homolog B isoform X4 → MIWYVAALVASVLGARGLPVQGAIGSREEPEFVTARAGESVILGCDVIHPLTGQPPPYVVEWFKFGVPIPIFIKFGFYPPHVDPEYAGRASLHDKASLRIEQVRSEDQGWYECKVLMLDQQYDTFHNGSWVHLTVNAPPTFTETPPQYVEAKEGSSITLTCMAFGNPKPIVTWLREGDLLGPNDKYQVSDGSLTVLSISREDRGAYTCRAYSIQGEAVHTTRLLVQGPPFIVSPPENITVNISQDALFTCQAEAYPGNLTYLWYWEEENVYFKNDLKLRVRILIDGTLIIFRVKPEDAGKYTCIPSNSLGRSPSASAYLTVQYPARVVNMPPVIYVPIGIHGYIRCPVEAEPPVTLVKWNKDGRPLRIEKYAGWNLLEDGSIRIEEATEDALGTYTCVPYNALGTMGQSPPARLVLKDPPYFTVLPGWEYRQEAGRELLIPCAAAGDPFPIIAWRKVGKPSRSKHNTLPGGTLQIRSLGKDDHGEWECVATNIVASITASTHLTVVGTSPHAPTSVHVVAAMTSANVSWEPGYDGGYEQTFSVWMKRAQFGPHDWLSLPVPAGSSWLLVDTLEPETAYQFSVLAQNKLGTSSFSEVVTVNTLAFPVTTPEPLVLVTPPRCLTANRTQQGVLLSWLPPANHSFPIDRYIMEFRVAERWEILDDGIPGTETEFFAKDLSQDTWYEFRVLAVMQDLISEPSNVAGVSSTDVFPPPEVTEEGLARPVLAGIVATICFLAAAILFSTLAACFVNKQRKRKLKRKKDPPLSITHCRKSLESPLSSGKVSPESIRTLRPPSESSDDQGPQAKRMLSPTKEKELSLYKKTKRAISSKKYSVSKAEAEAEATTPIELISRGPDGRFVMDPSEMEPSLKTRRIEGFPFVEETDMYPEFRQSDEENDDPVVPTSVSALKTQLTPLSSSQESYLQPPAYSPRFHRALEGPGALQATGQARPPAPRAFHHQFYGYLSSSSPGEVDPPPFYMPEVSPLSSVMSSPPLPPEGPFGHPTIPEENGENASNSTLPLAQTPTGGRSPEPWGRAEFPFGSLELAPAPFPHQLQSCEAAEGTQPTGCLPRGPPPSSLQVVPASYPGILPLEAPKSWTGKSPGRGQPSVPTTTKWQDKPMQPMGCQGQLRHTSQGMGIPVLPYHEPSEPGVPSGTSTFSLDTRWYEPQPRPRPSPRQVRRAEPSLHQVVLQPSRLSPLTQSPLSSRNSSPELTARARPRPGLIQQAEVSEITLQPPTAVSFSRKSTPSSTGSPAPSSRGDSPSFRPTTAFTSLAAGYSTSQGSSLPVDTMDVFGDIPSPRRAGEEILQPEPTSTTVAATGNCPSPPRDAAAPERLEALKYQRIKKPKKSSKGSSKSRKQSNGSASQVQHLPSSQVLWPDEAVCLRKKKRHPRQDPFARLSALKDDLCHRQLPEDQTAILNSVDHDDTSGHATLL, encoded by the exons GCCGGGCCAGCCTGCACGACAAAGCCTCCCTGCGCATTGAGCAGGTCCGCTCCGAGGACCAGGGCTGGTACGAGTGCAAAGTGCTCATGTTGGACCAGCAGTACGACACCTTCCACAACGGCAGCTGGGTCCACCTCACGGTCAATG ctccccccacCTTCACGGAGACACCGCCGCAGTACGTAGAGGcaaaggaaggcagcagcatcaCCTTGACCTGCATGGCATTCGGGAACCCCAAGCCCATCGTCACCTGGCTGAGAGAAGGAGACCTTTTGGGTCCTAATGACAAGTACCAG GTGAGCGACGGGAGCCTTACGGTGCTCTCTATCAGCCGGGAGGACCGGGGTGCCTATACCTGCCGGGCATACAGCATCCAGGGGGAAGCTGTGCACACAACGCGCCTGCTTGTTCAAG GACCTCCATTTATTGTTTCCCCTCCGGAGAACATCACGGTCAACATCTCCCAGGATGCGCTCTTCACCTGCCAAGCCGAGGCGTACCCCGGGAACCTCACCTACCTGTGGTACTGGGAGGAGGAGAACGTCTACTTCAAGAA CGACCTGAAGCTGAGGGTGCGGATCCTGATCGATGGGACGCTGATCATTTTCCGTGTCAAGCCAGAGGATGCTGGAAAATACACCTGTATCCCCAGTAACAGCCTGGGCCGCTCGCCATCGGCCTCTGCCTACCTGACAGTGCAGT ATCCTGCCCGTGTGGTGAACATGCCCCCCGTCATCTACGTTCCCATCGGGATACATGGATACATCCGCTGCCCGGTCGAGGCAGAGCCCCCGGTCACGCTGGTCAAGTGGAACAAAGACGGACGTCCCCTGCGGATTGAGAAG TATGCCGGCTGGAACCTGCTGGAAGACGGGTCGATCCGGATAGAGGAGGCAACTGAAGATGCTCTCGGCACTTACACCTGTGTGCCTTATAACGCCCTGGGTACGATGGGCCAGTCTCCCCCTGCCCGACTGGTACTGAAG GACCCCCCCTATTTCACGGTGCTACCAGGCTGGGAGTACAGacaggaggcagggagggagctgttgattccttgtgctgctgccgGAGACCCTTTTCCCATCATCGCCTGGAGAAAG GTAGGGAAGCCCAGCAGGAGCAAGCACAACACACTGCCTGGTGGCACCCTGCAGATCCGCTCCCTCGGCAAGGATGACCACGGCGAGTGGGAATGCGTCGCCACCAACATCGTCGCAAGCATTACTGCCAGCACCCACCTCACTGTTGTAG GCACAAGCCCTCATGCCCCAACCAGCGTGCACGTGGTGGCGGCCATGACCTCAGCCAACGTCTCCTGGGAGCCCGGCTACGACGGTGGATACGAGCAGACATTCTCAGTTTG GATGAAGAGAGCCCAGTTTGGCCCCCATGACTGGCTGTCTCTCCCTGTGCCAGCTGGTTCCAGTTGGCTACTGGTGGATACCTTGGAACCAGAGACCGCGTACCAGTTCAGTGTCTTGGCTCAAAACAAGCTGGgcaccagctccttcagtgaGGTGGTCACTGTGAACACTCTAG CATTCCCTGTAACAACTCCAGAGCCTCTGGTGTTGGTTACCCCACCGAGGTGCCTAACAGCCAACCGGACACAGCAAGGCGTCCTCTTGTCATGGCTTCCTCCTGCTAACCACAGCTTCCCCATCGACCGCTACATCATGGAATTCCGCGTCGCGGAGAGGTGGGAGATCTTGGATGATGGTATCCCAGGGACTGAGACCGAGTTCTTTGCCAAGGACTTGTCCCAG GATACCTGGTACGAGTTCCGTGTCCTGGCGGTCATGCAGGATCTCATCAGTGAACCCAGCAACGTTGCTGGTGTCTCCAGTACAG ACGTATTCCCTCCGCCTGAGGTGACGGAGGAAGGTCTAGCCCGCCCGGTGCTGGCTGGCATCGTTGCCACCATCTGcttcctggctgctgccatCCTCTTCAGCACACTTGCCGCCTGCTTCGTCAACAAGCAACGCAAACGCAAGCTCAAGCGCAAGAAAG ACCCTCCTCTCTCGATAACCCACTGCAGGAAGAGTTTGGAGTCCCC GTTGTCTTCTGGCAAGGTGAGTCCTGAGAGCATCCGCACTCTCCGTCCCCCTTCGGAGTCCTCTGACGACCAGGGCCCACAGGCCAAGCGGATGCTGAGCCCCACCAAGGAGAAGGAGCTTTCCCTTTACAAGAAGACCAAGCGAGCCATCAGCAGCAAGAAGTACAGCGTCTCCAAGGCGGAGGCTGAAGCCGAGGCCACCACCCCCATTGAGCTCATCAGCCGCGGACCGGACGGCCGCTTCGTCATGGACCCATCGGAGATGGAGCCCTCCTTGAAGACGCGGCGCATCGAGGGCTTCCCCTTCGTGGAGGAGACGGACATGTACCCCGAGTTCAGGCAGTCGGACGAGGAGAATGACGACCCCGTCGTCCCCACCTCCGTCAGCGCCCTGAAAACCCAGCTCACCCCTCTGTCCTCCAGCCAAGAGTCCTACCTTCAGCCACCAGCATACAGCCCCCGGTTCCACCGGGCGCTGGAGGGGCCCGGCGCCCTGCAGGCCACCGGCCAGGCTCGCCCGCCAGCCCCACGGGCTTTCCACCACCAGTTTTACGGttacctcagcagcagcagccccggggAGGTGGACCCGCCACCCTTCTACATGCCAGAAGTCAGCCCGTTGAGCTCGGTCATGTCCTCCCCACCGCTGCCCCCCGAGGGGCCCTTCGGACACCCCACCATCCCCGAGGAGAACGGCGAGAACGCCTCCAACAGCACGCTGCCCCTGGCCCAGACACCTACGGGGGGCCGGTCCCCCGAGCCGTGGGGCAGGGCTGAGTTCCCCTTCGGCAGCCTGGAGCTGGCCCCTGCGccgttcccccaccagctcCAGTCCTGCGAGGCGGCCGAGGGCACCCAGCCCACCGGTTGCCTTCCTCGGGGGCcacccccttcctcccttcagGTGGTCCCCGCGTCCTACCCAGGCATCTTGCCCTTGGAGGCACCAAAGAGCTGGACCGGCAAGTCACCCGGCAGGGGACAACCCTCTGtgcccaccaccaccaagtGGCAGGACAAACCTATGCAACCCATGGGATGTCAAGGGCAGCTAAGACATACCAGCCAAGGTATGGGCATACCCGTGTTGCCTTACCACGAACCGTCCGAGCCCGGCGTTCCCAGCGGCACAAGCACATTCAGCCTGGATACCAGGTGGTACGAGCCCCAACCCCGACCTCGGCCAAGCCCTCGGCAGGTCAGGAGGGCTGAGCCCAGTTTACATCAGGTGGTGCTACAACCTTCGAGGCTTTCTCCTCTGACCCAAAGCCCCCTCAGCTCCCGGAACAGCTCCCCGGAGCTGACTGCCCGTGCCCGGCCCCGGCCGGGTCTCATCCAGCAGGCTGAGGTGTCGGAGAtcaccctgcagccccccacGGCCGTGAGCTTCTCCCGCAAGTCCACACCATCATCAACAGGATCCCCGGCGCCCAGCAGCCGGGGCGACAGCCCCAGCTTCCGACCTACCACCGCCTTCACCTCCCTGGCCGCCGGCTACTCCACTTCCCAAGGCTCCTCCTTGCCCGTGGATACCATGGATGTTTTCGGAGACATCCCTTCTCCAAGGAGGGCCGGCGAGGAGATCCTCCAACCGGAGCCGACATCCACCACGGTAGCAGCCACGGG aaACTGTCCATCTCCGCCCCGGGACGCTGCTGCACCTGAGAGGCTTGAAGCTCTGAAATACCAGCGGATAAAGAAGCCCAAAAAGTCATCCAAGGGCTCCTCGAAATCCAGAAAACAATCCA ACGGCTCTGCCTCCCAGGTTCAGCACCTTCCCAGCTCTCAGGTACTGTGGCCTGACGAAGCTGTCTGCCTCCGCAAGAAGAAGAGACACCCTCGTCAGGACCCCTTCGCCCGCCTCTCGGCGCTGAAGGACGACCTCTGCCACCGGCAGCTCCCTGAAGACCAGACAGCCATCCTCAACAGCGTGGACCACGACGACACCAGCGGCCACGCCACCTTGCTTTAG
- the IGSF9B gene encoding protein turtle homolog B isoform X3 — protein sequence MIWYVAALVASVLGARGLPVQGAIGSREEPEFVTARAGESVILGCDVIHPLTGQPPPYVVEWFKFGVPIPIFIKFGFYPPHVDPEYAGRASLHDKASLRIEQVRSEDQGWYECKVLMLDQQYDTFHNGSWVHLTVNAPPTFTETPPQYVEAKEGSSITLTCMAFGNPKPIVTWLREGDLLGPNDKYQVSDGSLTVLSISREDRGAYTCRAYSIQGEAVHTTRLLVQGPPFIVSPPENITVNISQDALFTCQAEAYPGNLTYLWYWEEENVYFKNDLKLRVRILIDGTLIIFRVKPEDAGKYTCIPSNSLGRSPSASAYLTVQYPARVVNMPPVIYVPIGIHGYIRCPVEAEPPVTLVKWNKDGRPLRIEKYAGWNLLEDGSIRIEEATEDALGTYTCVPYNALGTMGQSPPARLVLKDPPYFTVLPGWEYRQEAGRELLIPCAAAGDPFPIIAWRKVGKPSRSKHNTLPGGTLQIRSLGKDDHGEWECVATNIVASITASTHLTVVGTSPHAPTSVHVVAAMTSANVSWEPGYDGGYEQTFSVWYGPLMKRAQFGPHDWLSLPVPAGSSWLLVDTLEPETAYQFSVLAQNKLGTSSFSEVVTVNTLAFPVTTPEPLVLVTPPRCLTANRTQQGVLLSWLPPANHSFPIDRYIMEFRVAERWEILDDGIPGTETEFFAKDLSQDTWYEFRVLAVMQDLISEPSNVAGVSSTDVFPPPEVTEEGLARPVLAGIVATICFLAAAILFSTLAACFVNKQRKRKLKRKKDPPLSITHCRKSLESPLSSGKVSPESIRTLRPPSESSDDQGPQAKRMLSPTKEKELSLYKKTKRAISSKKYSVSKAEAEAEATTPIELISRGPDGRFVMDPSEMEPSLKTRRIEGFPFVEETDMYPEFRQSDEENDDPVVPTSVSALKTQLTPLSSSQESYLQPPAYSPRFHRALEGPGALQATGQARPPAPRAFHHQFYGYLSSSSPGEVDPPPFYMPEVSPLSSVMSSPPLPPEGPFGHPTIPEENGENASNSTLPLAQTPTGGRSPEPWGRAEFPFGSLELAPAPFPHQLQSCEAAEGTQPTGCLPRGPPPSSLQVVPASYPGILPLEAPKSWTGKSPGRGQPSVPTTTKWQDKPMQPMGCQGQLRHTSQGMGIPVLPYHEPSEPGVPSGTSTFSLDTRWYEPQPRPRPSPRQVRRAEPSLHQVVLQPSRLSPLTQSPLSSRNSSPELTARARPRPGLIQQAEVSEITLQPPTAVSFSRKSTPSSTGSPAPSSRGDSPSFRPTTAFTSLAAGYSTSQGSSLPVDTMDVFGDIPSPRRAGEEILQPEPTSTTVAATGNCPSPPRDAAAPERLEALKYQRIKKPKKSSKGSSKSRKQSNGSASQVQHLPSSQVLWPDEAVCLRKKKRHPRQDPFARLSALKDDLCHRQLPEDQTAILNSVDHDDTSGHATLL from the exons GCCGGGCCAGCCTGCACGACAAAGCCTCCCTGCGCATTGAGCAGGTCCGCTCCGAGGACCAGGGCTGGTACGAGTGCAAAGTGCTCATGTTGGACCAGCAGTACGACACCTTCCACAACGGCAGCTGGGTCCACCTCACGGTCAATG ctccccccacCTTCACGGAGACACCGCCGCAGTACGTAGAGGcaaaggaaggcagcagcatcaCCTTGACCTGCATGGCATTCGGGAACCCCAAGCCCATCGTCACCTGGCTGAGAGAAGGAGACCTTTTGGGTCCTAATGACAAGTACCAG GTGAGCGACGGGAGCCTTACGGTGCTCTCTATCAGCCGGGAGGACCGGGGTGCCTATACCTGCCGGGCATACAGCATCCAGGGGGAAGCTGTGCACACAACGCGCCTGCTTGTTCAAG GACCTCCATTTATTGTTTCCCCTCCGGAGAACATCACGGTCAACATCTCCCAGGATGCGCTCTTCACCTGCCAAGCCGAGGCGTACCCCGGGAACCTCACCTACCTGTGGTACTGGGAGGAGGAGAACGTCTACTTCAAGAA CGACCTGAAGCTGAGGGTGCGGATCCTGATCGATGGGACGCTGATCATTTTCCGTGTCAAGCCAGAGGATGCTGGAAAATACACCTGTATCCCCAGTAACAGCCTGGGCCGCTCGCCATCGGCCTCTGCCTACCTGACAGTGCAGT ATCCTGCCCGTGTGGTGAACATGCCCCCCGTCATCTACGTTCCCATCGGGATACATGGATACATCCGCTGCCCGGTCGAGGCAGAGCCCCCGGTCACGCTGGTCAAGTGGAACAAAGACGGACGTCCCCTGCGGATTGAGAAG TATGCCGGCTGGAACCTGCTGGAAGACGGGTCGATCCGGATAGAGGAGGCAACTGAAGATGCTCTCGGCACTTACACCTGTGTGCCTTATAACGCCCTGGGTACGATGGGCCAGTCTCCCCCTGCCCGACTGGTACTGAAG GACCCCCCCTATTTCACGGTGCTACCAGGCTGGGAGTACAGacaggaggcagggagggagctgttgattccttgtgctgctgccgGAGACCCTTTTCCCATCATCGCCTGGAGAAAG GTAGGGAAGCCCAGCAGGAGCAAGCACAACACACTGCCTGGTGGCACCCTGCAGATCCGCTCCCTCGGCAAGGATGACCACGGCGAGTGGGAATGCGTCGCCACCAACATCGTCGCAAGCATTACTGCCAGCACCCACCTCACTGTTGTAG GCACAAGCCCTCATGCCCCAACCAGCGTGCACGTGGTGGCGGCCATGACCTCAGCCAACGTCTCCTGGGAGCCCGGCTACGACGGTGGATACGAGCAGACATTCTCAGTTTGGTACGGCCCTCT GATGAAGAGAGCCCAGTTTGGCCCCCATGACTGGCTGTCTCTCCCTGTGCCAGCTGGTTCCAGTTGGCTACTGGTGGATACCTTGGAACCAGAGACCGCGTACCAGTTCAGTGTCTTGGCTCAAAACAAGCTGGgcaccagctccttcagtgaGGTGGTCACTGTGAACACTCTAG CATTCCCTGTAACAACTCCAGAGCCTCTGGTGTTGGTTACCCCACCGAGGTGCCTAACAGCCAACCGGACACAGCAAGGCGTCCTCTTGTCATGGCTTCCTCCTGCTAACCACAGCTTCCCCATCGACCGCTACATCATGGAATTCCGCGTCGCGGAGAGGTGGGAGATCTTGGATGATGGTATCCCAGGGACTGAGACCGAGTTCTTTGCCAAGGACTTGTCCCAG GATACCTGGTACGAGTTCCGTGTCCTGGCGGTCATGCAGGATCTCATCAGTGAACCCAGCAACGTTGCTGGTGTCTCCAGTACAG ACGTATTCCCTCCGCCTGAGGTGACGGAGGAAGGTCTAGCCCGCCCGGTGCTGGCTGGCATCGTTGCCACCATCTGcttcctggctgctgccatCCTCTTCAGCACACTTGCCGCCTGCTTCGTCAACAAGCAACGCAAACGCAAGCTCAAGCGCAAGAAAG ACCCTCCTCTCTCGATAACCCACTGCAGGAAGAGTTTGGAGTCCCC GTTGTCTTCTGGCAAGGTGAGTCCTGAGAGCATCCGCACTCTCCGTCCCCCTTCGGAGTCCTCTGACGACCAGGGCCCACAGGCCAAGCGGATGCTGAGCCCCACCAAGGAGAAGGAGCTTTCCCTTTACAAGAAGACCAAGCGAGCCATCAGCAGCAAGAAGTACAGCGTCTCCAAGGCGGAGGCTGAAGCCGAGGCCACCACCCCCATTGAGCTCATCAGCCGCGGACCGGACGGCCGCTTCGTCATGGACCCATCGGAGATGGAGCCCTCCTTGAAGACGCGGCGCATCGAGGGCTTCCCCTTCGTGGAGGAGACGGACATGTACCCCGAGTTCAGGCAGTCGGACGAGGAGAATGACGACCCCGTCGTCCCCACCTCCGTCAGCGCCCTGAAAACCCAGCTCACCCCTCTGTCCTCCAGCCAAGAGTCCTACCTTCAGCCACCAGCATACAGCCCCCGGTTCCACCGGGCGCTGGAGGGGCCCGGCGCCCTGCAGGCCACCGGCCAGGCTCGCCCGCCAGCCCCACGGGCTTTCCACCACCAGTTTTACGGttacctcagcagcagcagccccggggAGGTGGACCCGCCACCCTTCTACATGCCAGAAGTCAGCCCGTTGAGCTCGGTCATGTCCTCCCCACCGCTGCCCCCCGAGGGGCCCTTCGGACACCCCACCATCCCCGAGGAGAACGGCGAGAACGCCTCCAACAGCACGCTGCCCCTGGCCCAGACACCTACGGGGGGCCGGTCCCCCGAGCCGTGGGGCAGGGCTGAGTTCCCCTTCGGCAGCCTGGAGCTGGCCCCTGCGccgttcccccaccagctcCAGTCCTGCGAGGCGGCCGAGGGCACCCAGCCCACCGGTTGCCTTCCTCGGGGGCcacccccttcctcccttcagGTGGTCCCCGCGTCCTACCCAGGCATCTTGCCCTTGGAGGCACCAAAGAGCTGGACCGGCAAGTCACCCGGCAGGGGACAACCCTCTGtgcccaccaccaccaagtGGCAGGACAAACCTATGCAACCCATGGGATGTCAAGGGCAGCTAAGACATACCAGCCAAGGTATGGGCATACCCGTGTTGCCTTACCACGAACCGTCCGAGCCCGGCGTTCCCAGCGGCACAAGCACATTCAGCCTGGATACCAGGTGGTACGAGCCCCAACCCCGACCTCGGCCAAGCCCTCGGCAGGTCAGGAGGGCTGAGCCCAGTTTACATCAGGTGGTGCTACAACCTTCGAGGCTTTCTCCTCTGACCCAAAGCCCCCTCAGCTCCCGGAACAGCTCCCCGGAGCTGACTGCCCGTGCCCGGCCCCGGCCGGGTCTCATCCAGCAGGCTGAGGTGTCGGAGAtcaccctgcagccccccacGGCCGTGAGCTTCTCCCGCAAGTCCACACCATCATCAACAGGATCCCCGGCGCCCAGCAGCCGGGGCGACAGCCCCAGCTTCCGACCTACCACCGCCTTCACCTCCCTGGCCGCCGGCTACTCCACTTCCCAAGGCTCCTCCTTGCCCGTGGATACCATGGATGTTTTCGGAGACATCCCTTCTCCAAGGAGGGCCGGCGAGGAGATCCTCCAACCGGAGCCGACATCCACCACGGTAGCAGCCACGGG aaACTGTCCATCTCCGCCCCGGGACGCTGCTGCACCTGAGAGGCTTGAAGCTCTGAAATACCAGCGGATAAAGAAGCCCAAAAAGTCATCCAAGGGCTCCTCGAAATCCAGAAAACAATCCA ACGGCTCTGCCTCCCAGGTTCAGCACCTTCCCAGCTCTCAGGTACTGTGGCCTGACGAAGCTGTCTGCCTCCGCAAGAAGAAGAGACACCCTCGTCAGGACCCCTTCGCCCGCCTCTCGGCGCTGAAGGACGACCTCTGCCACCGGCAGCTCCCTGAAGACCAGACAGCCATCCTCAACAGCGTGGACCACGACGACACCAGCGGCCACGCCACCTTGCTTTAG